ACGTCGGGATCTACCGCGATCCCGAGACGCTGCGCCCGGTGGAGTACTACTGCAAGCTGCCGACGGACATCGCCGAGCGGGACGTCATCGTCTGCGACCCGATGCTTGCCACGGGGGGTTCCGTGGTGGAGGCGATCCGCTATGTCAAGAACCGGGGCGGCCACAGCATAAAGGTCATGGCGCTGATCGCTGCACCGGAGGGCCTGCGCCTGCTGGAAGAGCATCATCCCGACGTGGACGTGTTCCTGGCGGCGGTAGACGAGCGCCTCGACAGCCACGGGTATATCCTGCCCGGGCTGGGAGACGCCGGCGACCGGCTCTACGGGACACGGTAGACGGGGCGGGTGACGGGCGAGAAACCGGGCCTTCAGCGCTTTTCTCGGGGGCGGCCCTGCCGGCGGCTCTGGTAGCGGCGGGGTAACGGGGGTTGTCGATGGGGCATCTTGGAAATGCCGTGGCTGCCGCCCTGGCAGCCTTTTTTGTGGTGCTCGCAACCACGCCTCTCGTGGAACGCCGGGCCGTGCACAGGGGGCTGGTGGACAGGCCGGGAGGGCGGCACCTTCATGCGCGGGCGGTGCCGCGCCTCGGCGGCATTGCGCTCATGGCGGGTTGGGTGGCCGGTAGTGCCGTGCTTTGGGCAACCGGAACCCCGGCCGAGACGCTGGTCAGGGTGCTGGGCGGCACCGCTGTGGTTTGGTTGGTGGGGCTCTACGACGACATCCGGGGCCTGTCGCCCCGTGCCAAGCTGGCGGGTCAACTGGCGGCCGCGGCCGTGGCCGTGGGATCAGGCCTGCGGATCGAGTTCGTCTCCATTCCCTCCTTTCTCGGCCATGCCGGCCCGATTGCCCACCTGGGGCAGTGGGCCGTCCCGGTGACCATCCTGTGGCTCGTGGGGGTCAGCAACGCCGTCAATTTGCTGGACGGCCTGGACGGGCTGGCGGCCGGAGTGGTGGCTATCGCGGCCGTTCCCACCATCGTGGCGGCGGAAGCCACCGGGCTTTCGGAGGCGGCCGCTTTGCTTTCGGTGCTGGCAGCAGGATGCGTCGCCTTTTTGCGGTACA
This DNA window, taken from Bacillota bacterium, encodes the following:
- the upp gene encoding uracil phosphoribosyltransferase, whose product is MGKVHVIDHPLVQHKLTLMRDEQTGPKEFRELLEEISMLITYEATRDFPTERVQVKTPLKVTTGSALTGKKVAVVPILRAGLGMVGGILRLIPAAKVGHVGIYRDPETLRPVEYYCKLPTDIAERDVIVCDPMLATGGSVVEAIRYVKNRGGHSIKVMALIAAPEGLRLLEEHHPDVDVFLAAVDERLDSHGYILPGLGDAGDRLYGTR
- a CDS encoding MraY family glycosyltransferase codes for the protein MGHLGNAVAAALAAFFVVLATTPLVERRAVHRGLVDRPGGRHLHARAVPRLGGIALMAGWVAGSAVLWATGTPAETLVRVLGGTAVVWLVGLYDDIRGLSPRAKLAGQLAAAAVAVGSGLRIEFVSIPSFLGHAGPIAHLGQWAVPVTILWLVGVSNAVNLLDGLDGLAAGVVAIAAVPTIVAAEATGLSEAAALLSVLAAGCVAFLRYNFSPARIFMGDGGALALGFAFAAASALGTAKGPAVMALLVPVMSLGVPLADTAWAILRRSLTGKPVGRADNGHVHHRLLARWHVPSQVVLALYAASAELGALGLLLSPQKRITVVPALVLAAAAVLLAARVAWDRFGWDQQHLDLNKGEGVEDGGGRDARL